Proteins found in one Lutimonas zeaxanthinifaciens genomic segment:
- a CDS encoding S41 family peptidase — MKRLKKALVVGGLIVMSTFLFAFKSDFFEVAKQMEIYTTLFKELNLYYIDEINPAALTEKAINEMLEDLDPYTKYYDEQGVEEVKINSSGEYSGIGAESRYYDNKLVIAEVYEGYSAEEEGIKVGDEIIKIDDIYVADYNSDQITTLLKGTAGTLVKLVVQRNDEKLNFNVKREKIIVDPVPHFQMITDDIGYIAFDRFNNKASSSVKSAFVDLKEQGMTKLILDVRGNPGGLLNEAIEITNFFVPKNEVVVSTKAKLKKWSEVYKTKYEPIDLEIPIVVLINERSASASEIVAGSLQDLDRAVILGERSFGKGLVQRYRNLTYGTKLKLTISKYYTPSGRNIQELDYTHRDGEDVPKFSEEKRNAFKTKNGRTVYDGGGISPDVWVKKEELSASTKALLRSDAIFNFASSYYYDHESIASPDSFVFKDSEYEAFIDFLKEGETNFKTNSEKKFERAFELSEKENLSNGIEKPYMALSKALEDQKVQELNTNKERIKEMLSDEIINRYYFKKGEYQNHIEFSPYIKEAVSVLQDQDRYRSILMNEKN, encoded by the coding sequence ATGAAAAGATTGAAAAAAGCGTTAGTAGTAGGAGGATTAATCGTAATGAGCACCTTTTTGTTTGCCTTCAAATCTGATTTTTTTGAAGTAGCCAAACAGATGGAAATATATACAACCTTGTTTAAGGAACTTAACCTTTATTATATTGATGAAATCAATCCGGCAGCTTTGACCGAGAAGGCCATCAATGAAATGCTAGAGGATCTGGATCCTTACACTAAATACTACGATGAGCAAGGAGTTGAAGAGGTGAAGATCAATTCTTCCGGTGAATACAGCGGTATAGGTGCTGAATCAAGATATTATGACAATAAACTTGTTATTGCTGAAGTTTATGAGGGTTATTCTGCCGAAGAAGAAGGTATAAAAGTTGGTGATGAAATCATTAAGATTGATGATATCTATGTTGCCGACTATAACAGTGATCAGATTACTACCCTGTTAAAAGGTACCGCAGGAACTTTGGTAAAACTGGTCGTTCAAAGAAATGATGAGAAGCTGAACTTTAATGTGAAACGAGAGAAGATCATCGTTGATCCCGTTCCTCATTTTCAAATGATCACGGATGATATCGGATACATAGCATTCGACCGATTCAATAACAAAGCTTCTTCTTCGGTTAAATCTGCTTTTGTGGACCTGAAAGAACAAGGGATGACCAAACTTATTTTGGATGTACGTGGGAATCCCGGAGGACTTTTAAATGAAGCTATAGAAATTACAAACTTCTTTGTTCCAAAAAATGAAGTTGTGGTAAGTACTAAAGCGAAACTGAAAAAATGGAGTGAAGTTTATAAAACAAAATATGAGCCTATAGATCTGGAAATTCCAATTGTAGTTCTTATTAATGAAAGATCAGCTTCGGCTTCTGAAATTGTTGCAGGATCATTGCAGGACCTTGATCGGGCGGTCATTTTAGGGGAACGGTCATTTGGAAAAGGGCTGGTTCAGCGTTACAGGAACCTGACCTATGGGACAAAGTTAAAACTGACCATTTCAAAATACTATACACCAAGCGGCAGAAATATTCAAGAGCTTGACTATACGCACCGGGATGGAGAAGATGTTCCAAAATTCTCGGAGGAAAAAAGAAACGCATTCAAAACGAAAAACGGACGAACCGTGTATGACGGAGGAGGAATCTCACCTGATGTATGGGTGAAAAAAGAAGAGCTTTCAGCATCTACAAAGGCCTTATTGAGGTCTGACGCCATTTTCAATTTTGCATCTTCCTATTATTATGATCACGAAAGTATTGCAAGTCCTGATTCCTTCGTTTTTAAGGACTCGGAATATGAAGCCTTTATTGACTTTTTAAAGGAAGGAGAAACCAATTTTAAAACCAATTCTGAAAAGAAGTTCGAAAGAGCGTTTGAATTATCTGAAAAAGAGAATCTTTCAAATGGAATAGAGAAGCCTTACATGGCCTTGTCAAAAGCTTTGGAGGATCAGAAAGTACAGGAATTAAACACGAACAAAGAACGGATTAAAGAAATGCTGAGTGATGAAATCATCAACCGCTATTACTTTAAAAAAGGAGAATATCAAAACCATATAGAATTCAGCCCTTATATCAAAGAAGCCGTTTCTGTTTTACAAGATCAGGATCGCTACAGAAGTATTTTAATGAATGAAAAAAATTAA
- the rnpA gene encoding ribonuclease P protein component gives MRETFRKDERLKKKNLISELFASGRSATVFPIKMIYLEYDHLSPFKIQAGVSVSKRNFKNAVQRNRIKRLMREAYRKNKSIIYNDADTKKHIIMFIYQAKEEISFDLMDRKMNQLIRKFLTKQKPQSV, from the coding sequence ATGCGGGAAACTTTTAGAAAGGACGAAAGGCTTAAAAAGAAAAATTTAATTTCAGAATTATTTGCCTCAGGTAGATCTGCTACAGTGTTTCCAATAAAAATGATCTATCTTGAATACGATCATTTATCACCCTTCAAAATCCAGGCCGGAGTATCAGTTTCTAAAAGGAACTTTAAGAATGCAGTTCAAAGAAATAGAATTAAACGACTGATGCGAGAAGCGTACAGAAAAAATAAATCAATTATATACAATGATGCTGATACTAAAAAGCACATAATCATGTTTATATATCAGGCAAAGGAGGAAATTTCCTTTGATCTGATGGATAGAAAAATGAATCAGCTGATTCGTAAATTTTTGACAAAACAAAAACCTCAGAGTGTATGA
- a CDS encoding DUF1295 domain-containing protein translates to MTLATLYTICWIWIAVGVATFILLQFVTAPYGRHTKSGWGPQISNKAGWVLMEVPSFLIILYFYLSSDQSSFASMLSILWLVHYFNRTFIFPMRIRTKGKKMPFIIVASAIFFNLINAGLNGYYLARFETYSETAFSDWKFYLGITFFLTGFIINQISDHKLIHLRKPKETGYKIPKGFLFKYVSCPNLFGELLQWGGFAIMAWNLPALTFLVWTCANLIPRATKHHQWYKSQFSDYPAERKALFPWLF, encoded by the coding sequence ATGACTTTAGCTACCTTATATACAATTTGCTGGATATGGATAGCTGTGGGTGTAGCTACGTTTATTCTCCTCCAATTTGTAACCGCTCCTTACGGGAGACATACCAAATCGGGTTGGGGACCTCAAATTTCCAATAAGGCAGGTTGGGTTCTTATGGAAGTTCCTTCTTTTTTGATCATTCTCTATTTTTATCTCAGTTCAGATCAAAGTTCCTTCGCTTCAATGCTCTCAATCCTATGGTTAGTTCACTATTTTAACAGGACATTCATCTTTCCAATGCGGATAAGAACAAAAGGTAAAAAAATGCCTTTCATTATAGTTGCCTCAGCTATCTTTTTTAACCTGATCAATGCCGGATTAAACGGTTATTATCTTGCTCGTTTTGAAACCTACTCAGAAACAGCCTTTTCTGATTGGAAGTTCTATCTGGGCATCACTTTTTTTCTGACAGGATTCATAATTAATCAGATCAGCGATCATAAATTAATCCATCTTAGAAAACCCAAGGAAACAGGCTACAAGATTCCAAAGGGATTTCTCTTTAAGTATGTATCCTGCCCTAATCTTTTTGGGGAACTTCTTCAATGGGGCGGGTTTGCAATCATGGCATGGAACCTTCCTGCCTTGACTTTTCTGGTCTGGACCTGTGCCAACCTCATACCCAGAGCCACTAAACATCACCAATGGTATAAATCTCAATTTTCTGACTATCCAGCAGAGAGAAAAGCGCTGTTTCCCTGGTTATTTTAG
- a CDS encoding FAD-binding oxidoreductase: MESNFELFKNSIRGEVILPQDTGYEESRKVYNAMIDKKPGMIVKCVDVADVISCVNYGRENNLLIAIRGGGHNGGGLGICDDGLVIDLSGIKFVRVDTKNNTVRVGGGNLWGEVDHATHPFGLAVPAGIISTTGVGGLTLGGGVGHLSRKFGLTIDNLLEADMVLADGSFVTVNESQNSDLYWAIRGGGGNFGIVTSFKFQAHPVKTVIGGPTLWPIEKTEEIMEWYHNFIHDVPEELNGFIATMIIPGPPFPEELHMKQFCGIVWCYVGDPDKFEELFQPVIDKNPIFNHVGEMPYPSVQTLFDGLMPSGMQWYWRADFFTDLGPEARAEHKKYGSSIPTPLSQMHLYPISGAASRPGPEDTPWAYRHAKYAGVFVGVDPDPAKAEELTAWAKSYQEALHPYSSGGAYTNFMMDEGHDRVKDSYGQNYERLVEIKGKYDPDNLFRVNQNIKPK, translated from the coding sequence ATGGAATCTAATTTTGAATTATTTAAGAACAGTATTCGAGGAGAGGTTATTCTCCCTCAGGATACAGGTTATGAAGAATCGCGCAAAGTCTATAACGCAATGATAGACAAAAAACCCGGAATGATCGTAAAATGCGTAGACGTTGCAGATGTCATTTCCTGTGTGAACTATGGAAGAGAAAATAACTTGCTTATAGCGATAAGAGGTGGTGGCCACAACGGTGGTGGACTAGGCATTTGCGATGATGGCCTTGTGATCGACTTATCAGGAATAAAATTCGTTCGTGTCGATACAAAGAATAATACGGTTCGTGTTGGGGGCGGAAACCTCTGGGGAGAAGTTGATCATGCGACTCATCCTTTTGGACTTGCAGTTCCGGCAGGAATTATCTCCACAACAGGTGTAGGAGGCCTTACTCTTGGTGGAGGTGTAGGTCACCTTTCTAGAAAATTTGGGCTCACTATCGACAACTTGCTGGAAGCCGATATGGTTCTTGCTGACGGCTCTTTTGTTACGGTCAATGAATCTCAGAATTCGGACCTATACTGGGCCATCAGAGGAGGTGGCGGAAATTTTGGCATTGTGACCTCCTTCAAATTTCAGGCGCACCCCGTTAAAACTGTTATTGGAGGACCAACCTTATGGCCCATCGAAAAGACCGAGGAAATAATGGAGTGGTACCATAACTTTATTCATGATGTTCCGGAAGAATTGAATGGTTTTATTGCCACGATGATAATACCGGGGCCTCCGTTCCCTGAAGAGTTGCACATGAAACAATTCTGTGGAATTGTATGGTGCTACGTTGGGGACCCGGACAAATTTGAGGAACTCTTCCAACCCGTGATCGATAAAAACCCGATTTTCAATCATGTGGGAGAAATGCCATATCCTTCTGTTCAAACTTTGTTTGACGGACTCATGCCATCCGGAATGCAGTGGTATTGGAGGGCGGACTTTTTTACTGATCTTGGCCCTGAGGCTCGTGCAGAGCACAAAAAATATGGCTCAAGTATACCAACACCATTGTCACAAATGCACTTGTATCCTATAAGTGGAGCTGCCAGCAGACCTGGGCCAGAGGATACCCCATGGGCATACCGACATGCAAAGTATGCCGGAGTTTTTGTTGGAGTTGATCCAGACCCGGCTAAAGCAGAGGAACTAACAGCCTGGGCAAAGAGTTATCAGGAGGCCTTACATCCCTATTCATCAGGAGGAGCCTATACAAACTTTATGATGGATGAAGGACATGACAGGGTCAAAGACAGCTATGGCCAAAACTATGAGCGCCTGGTCGAAATCAAAGGCAAATATGATCCAGACAACCTTTTTAGAGTAAATCAGAATATCAAACCTAAATAA
- the lpxD gene encoding UDP-3-O-(3-hydroxymyristoyl)glucosamine N-acyltransferase: MEKTVKSYKIEELSELLNGTLIGHTSEEIIEPEQIESAEKQAITFIGHKKYISLWENSKASAAIVNKSLGLKEPGANRAFIEVENADLAMAQLLDLFTPPPVQLNSGIHPSAVVDSTAKLGEGVVVGANSYIGPGVRIGNNSQIYPNVTILDDVEIGSHTIVKSGTVIAERCIIGHYSILQANVSIGSDGFGYRPSPDGKGIVKITHIGNVIIGNQVEIGSSTCIDRGKFSSTTIGDATKIDNLVQIGHNCVIGRACLIAGSCGISGSVTLGDGVVMAGQVAVKDHVTIGNGVTIGGKSGIINDIPDGQTILGFPAVEAKETLKQWAILRRLVKNR, translated from the coding sequence ATGGAAAAAACAGTAAAGAGCTATAAAATTGAGGAGCTTTCAGAGCTTTTGAACGGGACCCTTATCGGACATACAAGTGAGGAAATCATCGAGCCTGAACAGATCGAGTCTGCAGAAAAGCAGGCCATTACTTTTATAGGACATAAAAAATACATCTCCCTGTGGGAAAACTCAAAGGCCTCTGCGGCTATTGTAAATAAATCTTTGGGCCTTAAAGAGCCCGGGGCGAACAGGGCATTTATCGAGGTTGAGAATGCTGATCTGGCCATGGCACAATTGCTGGATCTGTTTACACCACCACCTGTTCAATTAAATTCCGGAATTCATCCGTCTGCTGTGGTTGATAGTACGGCTAAACTTGGAGAAGGAGTGGTTGTCGGGGCCAATTCATATATAGGACCTGGTGTTCGGATAGGGAATAATTCTCAGATCTATCCAAATGTTACCATCCTTGATGATGTTGAGATAGGTAGCCATACCATCGTAAAATCAGGTACAGTAATTGCCGAAAGATGTATCATCGGTCATTATTCGATCCTTCAGGCCAATGTTAGTATCGGATCCGACGGTTTTGGTTATAGGCCAAGCCCTGATGGCAAGGGGATCGTGAAGATAACGCATATCGGCAATGTCATTATTGGAAACCAGGTGGAGATAGGATCCTCAACCTGCATTGACAGGGGAAAATTCAGCTCAACAACCATAGGTGATGCAACCAAAATAGACAACTTGGTACAAATAGGTCATAATTGTGTCATTGGACGGGCCTGCCTGATCGCAGGAAGTTGTGGAATTTCAGGTTCGGTCACCCTGGGAGACGGCGTAGTGATGGCCGGTCAAGTAGCCGTGAAAGATCATGTTACTATTGGAAATGGAGTTACAATTGGGGGCAAATCAGGAATCATTAATGATATCCCTGACGGGCAAACCATTTTGGGCTTTCCTGCAGTAGAAGCAAAGGAAACCTTAAAACAATGGGCGATTTTAAGGCGGCTCGTTAAAAACAGATAA
- a CDS encoding NADH:flavin oxidoreductase, translating into MSKENPSSISFETAFAPTKLGNSGLSLKSRFFKAATYEGMADHGIPNQKLIDHHVSMAKGGVGMTTVAYGAVSSDGRTFKDQMYINEASLKVLKELAVRVHDEGGRVSMQLTHCGYFTKNKTSKKVLAPSKIFNAYGFLSGLIYSEAMTLNDLDRVANDFETSARELQKIGFDAVEIHLGHGYLLSQFLSPLTNKRKDQYGGSIKNRSRYPLYVVDKVIKSVGPDFPVLVKLNLDDGIKGGFSLKDCIFVSKKLEEIGCAAIELSGGFTSKSPFYLLRGSVPLKGMIKNASSVAEKLTMALFGPLLVKKYRFKENFFLEKAIKVREEVNLDLIYLGGIDSKKGIEEVVSNGFNFIALARPLIHDPEFLHKLKQGEIDKSGCNRCNACIVEMDREGIKCVLN; encoded by the coding sequence ATGTCTAAAGAAAATCCTTCATCCATCTCTTTTGAAACAGCTTTTGCTCCTACGAAATTGGGCAATTCGGGTCTTAGTCTGAAATCACGCTTTTTTAAAGCCGCTACCTATGAGGGAATGGCAGATCATGGTATTCCCAATCAGAAACTAATAGACCACCACGTTTCAATGGCCAAAGGCGGGGTCGGGATGACGACCGTTGCCTATGGGGCCGTTTCTTCAGATGGAAGGACTTTTAAAGATCAGATGTATATAAATGAGGCTAGTTTGAAGGTGTTGAAAGAACTAGCTGTAAGGGTGCATGACGAAGGAGGCAGGGTATCCATGCAATTGACCCATTGCGGTTATTTCACTAAAAACAAGACCTCAAAAAAGGTTCTGGCCCCCAGCAAAATTTTCAATGCTTACGGCTTCCTTTCTGGTTTAATTTATTCGGAGGCTATGACTCTGAATGATCTTGACCGTGTTGCCAACGACTTTGAAACTTCGGCAAGAGAATTACAAAAAATTGGTTTTGACGCTGTTGAAATTCATCTTGGGCATGGCTATTTACTGAGTCAATTCTTAAGCCCGCTTACCAACAAAAGAAAGGATCAATACGGCGGATCAATAAAGAACAGGAGCCGATATCCTCTTTACGTGGTTGATAAAGTGATCAAATCTGTCGGGCCCGATTTTCCGGTACTGGTAAAACTAAATCTGGACGATGGGATCAAGGGAGGTTTTTCATTAAAGGACTGTATCTTTGTTTCAAAGAAACTCGAAGAAATAGGATGTGCTGCTATTGAGTTGAGTGGCGGTTTTACAAGTAAGTCTCCGTTTTATCTTTTAAGAGGCAGTGTTCCTCTAAAGGGAATGATCAAAAATGCCTCTTCCGTTGCGGAAAAATTAACCATGGCACTGTTTGGCCCTCTTCTCGTAAAGAAATATCGCTTCAAGGAGAATTTCTTTTTGGAAAAAGCCATAAAAGTTCGTGAGGAAGTCAATCTGGACCTGATTTATCTTGGAGGTATTGATTCCAAAAAAGGCATCGAAGAAGTCGTCTCAAATGGGTTCAATTTTATAGCTCTGGCAAGGCCCTTGATTCATGATCCTGAATTTCTTCACAAGCTGAAACAGGGGGAAATTGATAAAAGCGGGTGCAATCGTTGCAATGCGTGTATTGTGGAAATGGACCGAGAAGGCATAAAATGTGTTCTCAATTGA
- a CDS encoding ADP-ribosylglycohydrolase family protein, with the protein MKQILSLLIVMGFLFLNSCNSGNKENSAEKEVKTKEGHISESDYDPKPGDLVISREDYKDRLYGFWLGQCIANWTGLITEMDKIGNIGDIKTGNFYTRKDWGQPDQPSIWGEGIPSQLSPTIDFILIGEDSVWGADDDTDIEYMYQHLIHSNKAPVLNAEQIRDGWLKHIKAEEENFLWVSNQTAFDLMKEGVLPPETSSPENNENYMMIDAQLTTEIFGLFAPARPDVALRMSALPIRVTAREDAAWISEFYVIMYSLASATDPELEIKDQINWMANEARKRLPENSYSAKMFDFVQSKYQEGSTWEEARDALYQRYQVEEKDGYDLTSRNLYCNGCFAAGINFAASIVSLFYGEGDLVETIKIGALCGWDSDNPTATWGGLLGFIIGKEGIEKAFDQKFSNKFNIHRTRQNFPDNGLDTFENMAETGASIVDQVVTEEMQGAVDLDKNVWYIPLSGKEQFIKQAIN; encoded by the coding sequence ATGAAACAAATTTTATCTCTTTTAATTGTAATGGGTTTTCTTTTTCTGAACTCCTGTAATTCAGGCAACAAAGAGAATTCAGCGGAAAAGGAAGTGAAGACAAAAGAAGGCCATATCTCCGAATCAGATTACGATCCTAAACCCGGTGATCTGGTTATTTCAAGAGAAGATTACAAAGATCGGCTTTATGGTTTCTGGTTGGGCCAGTGCATTGCGAACTGGACGGGTTTGATCACCGAAATGGATAAAATTGGTAATATAGGCGATATAAAAACCGGTAACTTCTACACCCGTAAAGATTGGGGACAACCAGACCAGCCTAGCATTTGGGGGGAAGGAATTCCAAGTCAATTATCTCCCACCATAGATTTTATCCTTATTGGTGAGGATAGCGTATGGGGAGCAGATGACGATACAGATATTGAATATATGTACCAGCACCTGATTCACTCAAATAAAGCTCCGGTACTAAATGCTGAACAAATACGAGACGGATGGTTAAAACATATAAAAGCTGAAGAAGAAAACTTTCTTTGGGTTTCCAATCAAACAGCTTTCGACCTGATGAAAGAAGGGGTTTTACCACCCGAAACAAGTTCTCCTGAAAATAATGAGAATTACATGATGATCGACGCGCAATTAACAACGGAAATATTTGGCCTGTTTGCTCCTGCACGGCCTGATGTCGCACTCAGAATGTCAGCGCTTCCGATACGAGTAACGGCTCGTGAAGATGCTGCCTGGATTTCTGAATTTTACGTGATCATGTACTCTTTGGCCTCTGCCACGGATCCGGAACTCGAAATTAAAGATCAAATCAATTGGATGGCAAATGAGGCAAGGAAAAGGCTGCCGGAAAATTCTTATTCGGCAAAAATGTTTGACTTTGTTCAGTCTAAATATCAGGAAGGATCCACTTGGGAAGAAGCCAGAGACGCACTATATCAAAGATACCAGGTGGAGGAAAAAGATGGATATGACCTGACTTCAAGAAATCTGTATTGTAACGGATGTTTTGCCGCAGGAATCAACTTTGCGGCAAGCATTGTTAGTCTTTTTTATGGGGAGGGCGATCTTGTTGAAACCATCAAAATAGGAGCATTGTGCGGATGGGATTCAGATAATCCAACAGCCACATGGGGTGGCCTGCTGGGCTTTATCATAGGTAAAGAGGGTATTGAAAAAGCTTTTGATCAGAAGTTTTCCAATAAATTTAACATTCATAGAACAAGACAAAATTTTCCCGATAATGGTCTTGACACCTTTGAAAATATGGCAGAAACGGGAGCTTCCATTGTGGATCAGGTTGTAACTGAAGAAATGCAGGGAGCAGTAGATCTGGATAAAAACGTGTGGTACATACCTTTAAGTGGGAAAGAACAGTTTATTAAACAAGCAATTAACTGA
- a CDS encoding GNAT family N-acetyltransferase, whose amino-acid sequence MMKMRFQKANEMDLKLILSFFKIASQTLERKKVSQWSYWQDPPRDKIKWVEEGLNKNEFYFVYNESGHKIGMFRLLTEDVLYWDQKGKEKDVRYIHSLVVLPEYAGHGIGINIMQKIIDKLKAKGVGKLRLDCDASNKHLCQYYTSLGFLKVGSKETPYSINNLYESCIS is encoded by the coding sequence ATGATGAAAATGCGATTTCAAAAGGCAAATGAAATGGATCTGAAACTGATCCTGTCGTTTTTTAAAATCGCGAGTCAAACTCTGGAGAGAAAAAAAGTCAGTCAATGGAGTTACTGGCAGGATCCCCCAAGAGACAAAATTAAATGGGTGGAAGAAGGGCTTAATAAAAACGAATTTTATTTTGTTTATAATGAATCCGGTCATAAAATAGGGATGTTCAGGCTCCTAACGGAAGATGTCCTTTACTGGGATCAAAAAGGTAAAGAAAAAGATGTGCGGTATATTCATTCTCTTGTTGTCCTTCCGGAATATGCAGGGCATGGAATTGGAATAAATATAATGCAGAAAATTATTGATAAGCTCAAGGCCAAAGGAGTAGGAAAACTGAGGCTCGATTGCGACGCATCAAACAAACATTTATGCCAGTATTATACCAGCCTCGGATTTTTAAAAGTAGGAAGTAAGGAGACCCCTTATTCAATAAATAATTTATATGAATCGTGCATTTCCTAA
- a CDS encoding NAD-dependent epimerase/dehydratase family protein, producing MNKLPHKTVAVTGSTGHLGTNLIKHLLDRNFRVKALIRKGTTPWSHPQLDWVQGDLLSLDSLSKLIQDCNYLVHCASAISVGEGNHDLIYRVNVEGTRNLLNCCLNSDIRFAYISSSTATEDVTGREIFDESRPYREDKSFYYAWTKARAEELVLDYVDQKKLDAYILRPTAILGPEDPQISRFGRTILDMHRGELPFITSGGYNMVDVRDLCKTIENSLTKATKGSVYLTGGHYITLRELSKIANPKKTIPVLSVNLLLKLLPVINFYDKLFPLRWPVNKESLMTLKNAPKNMNCIKAQKELGHSSRPVKESVEALITWFQENNIK from the coding sequence ATGAATAAATTACCCCACAAAACAGTTGCTGTTACGGGGTCAACAGGGCATTTAGGAACAAACCTGATAAAACACCTCCTCGATAGAAATTTCAGGGTAAAAGCACTGATTAGGAAAGGCACAACACCCTGGTCGCATCCTCAACTGGATTGGGTTCAGGGAGATCTATTAAGCCTTGACAGCTTGTCGAAGTTGATACAGGACTGCAATTATCTGGTCCATTGTGCCAGCGCCATATCGGTTGGAGAAGGAAATCACGATTTGATCTACCGCGTAAACGTAGAGGGTACCAGAAATCTTTTAAATTGTTGTTTAAACTCAGATATCCGATTCGCGTACATTAGTTCCTCAACGGCAACTGAAGATGTAACAGGGCGCGAAATTTTTGACGAAAGCAGGCCTTATAGAGAGGATAAGTCTTTTTATTATGCCTGGACCAAGGCCAGAGCCGAAGAATTGGTGCTTGACTATGTTGATCAAAAAAAGCTTGATGCTTATATCCTCAGGCCAACAGCCATTCTTGGGCCCGAAGATCCTCAAATTTCGAGGTTTGGCCGTACCATACTCGATATGCATCGGGGTGAACTCCCCTTCATTACCAGTGGTGGGTATAATATGGTAGATGTAAGAGATCTTTGCAAAACAATTGAGAATAGCCTTACTAAAGCAACCAAAGGCTCTGTTTATTTGACAGGCGGTCATTATATAACCCTCAGGGAATTGTCTAAAATAGCCAACCCAAAAAAAACAATCCCTGTTCTTTCTGTAAACCTTCTTTTAAAGCTATTGCCTGTGATCAATTTTTATGATAAATTGTTTCCACTTAGATGGCCGGTTAACAAAGAAAGCCTAATGACTTTGAAAAATGCTCCAAAGAATATGAATTGTATTAAAGCTCAGAAAGAATTGGGGCATTCCAGCAGACCAGTCAAAGAAAGTGTGGAAGCTCTAATTACCTGGTTTCAAGAAAATAACATCAAATGA
- a CDS encoding acyl-CoA dehydrogenase family protein — translation MAVDQFQAPDYFLLDDLLSEEHKLVRDACRDWVKREVSPIIEEAAQKAKFPDQLLSGLAEIGAFGPYIPEEYGGAGLDQISYGLIMQEIERGDSGIRSTASVQSSLVMYPIWKYGDEAQRSKYLPKLASGEMIGCFGLTEPNHGSNPGGMETKFKDMGDHYLLNGAKLWISNSPFADIAVVWAKNEEGRIHGLIVERGMEGFSTPETHSKWSLRASATGELIFENVKVPKENLLPNKSGLGAPLGCLDSARYGIAWGVIGCAMDCYDTALRYAKERVQFGKPIAAFQLQQKKLAEMITEITKAQLLTWRLGVLRNEGKATSAQISMAKRNNVEMALNIAREARQVLGAMGITGDYSIMRHMMNLESVITYEGTHDIHLLITGMDITGIAAFK, via the coding sequence ATGGCTGTAGATCAATTTCAGGCTCCTGATTATTTCCTTTTGGATGACTTACTTTCAGAGGAACATAAACTTGTAAGAGACGCTTGCAGAGACTGGGTAAAAAGAGAAGTATCTCCGATTATTGAAGAAGCTGCGCAAAAAGCGAAATTTCCAGACCAGTTATTAAGTGGATTGGCGGAGATCGGAGCTTTCGGACCCTATATTCCTGAAGAATATGGAGGAGCGGGTCTTGATCAGATCTCATATGGTTTGATCATGCAGGAAATTGAACGAGGTGATTCCGGCATTAGGTCAACAGCGTCAGTACAATCCTCTTTGGTGATGTATCCGATCTGGAAATACGGGGATGAGGCACAAAGGTCCAAATACCTTCCAAAGCTCGCCTCTGGTGAAATGATCGGCTGCTTTGGTTTGACAGAGCCAAATCACGGATCAAACCCCGGAGGAATGGAGACAAAATTCAAAGATATGGGTGATCATTACCTGTTGAATGGTGCAAAATTGTGGATTTCAAATTCCCCTTTTGCTGACATTGCCGTTGTTTGGGCAAAAAATGAAGAAGGAAGGATTCACGGATTGATCGTAGAAAGAGGAATGGAAGGGTTTTCGACACCCGAAACGCATAGTAAATGGTCATTACGAGCTTCTGCCACTGGAGAGCTGATTTTTGAAAATGTAAAAGTTCCTAAAGAAAATCTCCTGCCAAACAAGAGCGGGTTGGGAGCTCCTTTGGGTTGTCTTGATTCTGCCAGATATGGTATTGCATGGGGGGTGATCGGATGTGCCATGGACTGTTATGACACGGCGCTACGCTATGCAAAGGAGCGAGTTCAGTTTGGAAAGCCCATTGCCGCCTTTCAACTTCAACAAAAAAAACTGGCCGAGATGATTACAGAAATAACAAAGGCTCAATTGCTGACGTGGAGGCTGGGAGTACTTAGAAATGAAGGAAAAGCAACTTCCGCTCAGATTTCGATGGCGAAAAGAAATAATGTGGAAATGGCCTTGAATATTGCTAGAGAAGCCAGGCAGGTATTGGGAGCCATGGGAATAACAGGTGATTATTCAATTATGAGACATATGATGAACCTGGAATCTGTTATCACCTATGAAGGAACTCATGATATCCATTTACTTATCACAGGGATGGACATTACGGGAATTGCAGCCTTCAAATAA